From Tripterygium wilfordii isolate XIE 37 chromosome 13, ASM1340144v1, whole genome shotgun sequence, the proteins below share one genomic window:
- the LOC120012332 gene encoding splicing factor U2af large subunit B-like isoform X11: MAAIGGNTAGPGDAVVNVYINHEKKFAFVEMRSVEEASNAMALDGIIFEAAPVKVRRPSDYNPSLAATLGPSQPNPNLNLAAVGLTLGSTGGLEGPDRIFVGGLPYYFTEAQIRELLESFGPLRGFDLVKDRETGNSKGYAFCVYQDLSVTDIACAALNGIKMGDKTLTVRRANQGTTQPKPEQENVLLHAQQQIALQRLILQPTSIIASKVVCLTQVVSEDELKDDEEYEDILEDMRQEGGKFGTLVNVVIPRPNPNGEPSPGVGKVFLEYADAEGATKARTGMNGRKFGGNTVAAVFFPENKFALGEYEN, translated from the exons ATGGCTGCAATTGGAGGAAACACTGCTGGTCCAG GGGATGCTGTTGTTAACGTATATATAAACCATGAAAAGAAGTTTGCTTTTGTGGAGATGAGATCAGTTGAGGAAGCCAGCAATGCAATGGCTTTAGATGGGATCATATTTGAG GCAGCACCTGTTAAGGTGAGGAGGCCTAGTGACTACAACCCTTCTCTTGCTGCGACTCTTGGTCCTAGCCAGCCCAATCCCAATCTTAACTTGGCTGCTGTTGGTCTCACTCTGGGCTCTACTGGTGGACTCGAAGGTCCAGACCGCATATTTGTGGGTGGACTCCCGTATTATTTCACAGAAGCACAGATCAGAGAGttgttggaatcttttggtCCCCTCCGAGGTTTCGATCTAGTAAAAGATAGAGAAACCGGGAATTCTAAAGGCTATGCATTTTGTGTCTATCAAGATCTTTCTGTCACAGATATAGCTTGTGCCGCTCTGAATGGTATTAAAATGGGTGATAAGACCCTCACAGTCAGGCGTGCAAACCAGGGAACTACCCAACCTAAACCTGAGCAAGAGAATGTACTATTACATGCACAGCAGCAGATTGCATTGCAG AGGCTTATCTTACAGCCCACTTCTATAATAGCATCTAAGGTTGTGTGCCTAACCCAAGTAGTATCTGAGGATGAGCTCAAAGATGATGAAGAGTATGAAGACATTCTGGAGGACATGAGGCAAGAAGGTGGCAAATTTG GTACATTGGTGAATGTTGTCATCCCACGCCCAAACCCAAATGGCGAACCATCACCTGGTGTTGGGAAG gTGTTCTTGGAGTATGCAGATGCTGAAGGTGCTACAAAGGCCAGGACAGGAATGAATGGTAGGAAATTTGGTGGGAATACTGTTGCGGCAGTCTTCTTTCCTGAGAATAAGTTTGCTCTGGGAGAGTATGAAAATTAA
- the LOC120012332 gene encoding splicing factor U2af large subunit B-like isoform X9, with translation MYKEEPCTFLMGQMPGANPAIPGMFSNMFPLATGQQFGALPVMPVQAMTQQATRHARRVYVGGLSPTANEQSVATFFSQVMAAIGGNTAGPGDAVVNVYINHEKKFAFVEMRSVEEASNAMALDGIIFEAAPVKVRRPSDYNPSLAATLGPSQPNPNLNLAAVGLTLGSTGGLEGPDRIFVGGLPYYFTEAQIRELLESFGPLRGFDLVKDRETGNSKGYAFCVYQDLSVTDIACAALNGIKMGDKTLTVRRANQGTTQPKPEQENVLLHAQQQIALQRLILQPTSIIASKVVCLTQVVSEDELKDDEEYEDILEDMRQEGGKFGTLVNVVIPRPNPNGEPSPGVGKVFLEYADAEGATKARTGMNGRKFGGNTVAAVFFPENKFALGEYEN, from the exons ATGTACAAGGAGGAACCATGCACCTTTTTGATGG GTCAGATGCCTGGTGCTAACCCAGCTATACCTGGGATGTTCTCAAACATGTTTCCTCTAGCAACTGGGCAG CAGTTTGGTGCTCTTCCTGTAATGCCAGTACAGGCTATGACCCAACAG GCTACTAGGCATGCTCGGCGAGTATATGTTGGAGGGCTTTCTCCCACAGCAAATGAACAG TCTGTGGCAACTTTTTTCAGCCAGGTTATGGCTGCAATTGGAGGAAACACTGCTGGTCCAG GGGATGCTGTTGTTAACGTATATATAAACCATGAAAAGAAGTTTGCTTTTGTGGAGATGAGATCAGTTGAGGAAGCCAGCAATGCAATGGCTTTAGATGGGATCATATTTGAG GCAGCACCTGTTAAGGTGAGGAGGCCTAGTGACTACAACCCTTCTCTTGCTGCGACTCTTGGTCCTAGCCAGCCCAATCCCAATCTTAACTTGGCTGCTGTTGGTCTCACTCTGGGCTCTACTGGTGGACTCGAAGGTCCAGACCGCATATTTGTGGGTGGACTCCCGTATTATTTCACAGAAGCACAGATCAGAGAGttgttggaatcttttggtCCCCTCCGAGGTTTCGATCTAGTAAAAGATAGAGAAACCGGGAATTCTAAAGGCTATGCATTTTGTGTCTATCAAGATCTTTCTGTCACAGATATAGCTTGTGCCGCTCTGAATGGTATTAAAATGGGTGATAAGACCCTCACAGTCAGGCGTGCAAACCAGGGAACTACCCAACCTAAACCTGAGCAAGAGAATGTACTATTACATGCACAGCAGCAGATTGCATTGCAG AGGCTTATCTTACAGCCCACTTCTATAATAGCATCTAAGGTTGTGTGCCTAACCCAAGTAGTATCTGAGGATGAGCTCAAAGATGATGAAGAGTATGAAGACATTCTGGAGGACATGAGGCAAGAAGGTGGCAAATTTG GTACATTGGTGAATGTTGTCATCCCACGCCCAAACCCAAATGGCGAACCATCACCTGGTGTTGGGAAG gTGTTCTTGGAGTATGCAGATGCTGAAGGTGCTACAAAGGCCAGGACAGGAATGAATGGTAGGAAATTTGGTGGGAATACTGTTGCGGCAGTCTTCTTTCCTGAGAATAAGTTTGCTCTGGGAGAGTATGAAAATTAA
- the LOC120012332 gene encoding splicing factor U2af large subunit B-like isoform X10 translates to MYKEEPCTFLMGQMPGANPAIPGMFSNMFPLATGQFGALPVMPVQAMTQQATRHARRVYVGGLSPTANEQSVATFFSQVMAAIGGNTAGPGDAVVNVYINHEKKFAFVEMRSVEEASNAMALDGIIFEAAPVKVRRPSDYNPSLAATLGPSQPNPNLNLAAVGLTLGSTGGLEGPDRIFVGGLPYYFTEAQIRELLESFGPLRGFDLVKDRETGNSKGYAFCVYQDLSVTDIACAALNGIKMGDKTLTVRRANQGTTQPKPEQENVLLHAQQQIALQRLILQPTSIIASKVVCLTQVVSEDELKDDEEYEDILEDMRQEGGKFGTLVNVVIPRPNPNGEPSPGVGKVFLEYADAEGATKARTGMNGRKFGGNTVAAVFFPENKFALGEYEN, encoded by the exons ATGTACAAGGAGGAACCATGCACCTTTTTGATGG GTCAGATGCCTGGTGCTAACCCAGCTATACCTGGGATGTTCTCAAACATGTTTCCTCTAGCAACTGGGCAG TTTGGTGCTCTTCCTGTAATGCCAGTACAGGCTATGACCCAACAG GCTACTAGGCATGCTCGGCGAGTATATGTTGGAGGGCTTTCTCCCACAGCAAATGAACAG TCTGTGGCAACTTTTTTCAGCCAGGTTATGGCTGCAATTGGAGGAAACACTGCTGGTCCAG GGGATGCTGTTGTTAACGTATATATAAACCATGAAAAGAAGTTTGCTTTTGTGGAGATGAGATCAGTTGAGGAAGCCAGCAATGCAATGGCTTTAGATGGGATCATATTTGAG GCAGCACCTGTTAAGGTGAGGAGGCCTAGTGACTACAACCCTTCTCTTGCTGCGACTCTTGGTCCTAGCCAGCCCAATCCCAATCTTAACTTGGCTGCTGTTGGTCTCACTCTGGGCTCTACTGGTGGACTCGAAGGTCCAGACCGCATATTTGTGGGTGGACTCCCGTATTATTTCACAGAAGCACAGATCAGAGAGttgttggaatcttttggtCCCCTCCGAGGTTTCGATCTAGTAAAAGATAGAGAAACCGGGAATTCTAAAGGCTATGCATTTTGTGTCTATCAAGATCTTTCTGTCACAGATATAGCTTGTGCCGCTCTGAATGGTATTAAAATGGGTGATAAGACCCTCACAGTCAGGCGTGCAAACCAGGGAACTACCCAACCTAAACCTGAGCAAGAGAATGTACTATTACATGCACAGCAGCAGATTGCATTGCAG AGGCTTATCTTACAGCCCACTTCTATAATAGCATCTAAGGTTGTGTGCCTAACCCAAGTAGTATCTGAGGATGAGCTCAAAGATGATGAAGAGTATGAAGACATTCTGGAGGACATGAGGCAAGAAGGTGGCAAATTTG GTACATTGGTGAATGTTGTCATCCCACGCCCAAACCCAAATGGCGAACCATCACCTGGTGTTGGGAAG gTGTTCTTGGAGTATGCAGATGCTGAAGGTGCTACAAAGGCCAGGACAGGAATGAATGGTAGGAAATTTGGTGGGAATACTGTTGCGGCAGTCTTCTTTCCTGAGAATAAGTTTGCTCTGGGAGAGTATGAAAATTAA
- the LOC120012332 gene encoding splicing factor U2af large subunit A-like isoform X8 encodes MLDKKLIVDAILICGYFLAGQMPGANPAIPGMFSNMFPLATGQFGALPVMPVQAMTQQATRHARRVYVGGLSPTANEQSVATFFSQVMAAIGGNTAGPGDAVVNVYINHEKKFAFVEMRSVEEASNAMALDGIIFEAAPVKVRRPSDYNPSLAATLGPSQPNPNLNLAAVGLTLGSTGGLEGPDRIFVGGLPYYFTEAQIRELLESFGPLRGFDLVKDRETGNSKGYAFCVYQDLSVTDIACAALNGIKMGDKTLTVRRANQGTTQPKPEQENVLLHAQQQIALQRLILQPTSIIASKVVCLTQVVSEDELKDDEEYEDILEDMRQEGGKFGTLVNVVIPRPNPNGEPSPGVGKVFLEYADAEGATKARTGMNGRKFGGNTVAAVFFPENKFALGEYEN; translated from the exons ATGCTGGATAAGAAGTTGATTGTTGATGCCATTCTAATTTGTGGTTATTTTCTTGCAGGTCAGATGCCTGGTGCTAACCCAGCTATACCTGGGATGTTCTCAAACATGTTTCCTCTAGCAACTGGGCAG TTTGGTGCTCTTCCTGTAATGCCAGTACAGGCTATGACCCAACAG GCTACTAGGCATGCTCGGCGAGTATATGTTGGAGGGCTTTCTCCCACAGCAAATGAACAG TCTGTGGCAACTTTTTTCAGCCAGGTTATGGCTGCAATTGGAGGAAACACTGCTGGTCCAG GGGATGCTGTTGTTAACGTATATATAAACCATGAAAAGAAGTTTGCTTTTGTGGAGATGAGATCAGTTGAGGAAGCCAGCAATGCAATGGCTTTAGATGGGATCATATTTGAG GCAGCACCTGTTAAGGTGAGGAGGCCTAGTGACTACAACCCTTCTCTTGCTGCGACTCTTGGTCCTAGCCAGCCCAATCCCAATCTTAACTTGGCTGCTGTTGGTCTCACTCTGGGCTCTACTGGTGGACTCGAAGGTCCAGACCGCATATTTGTGGGTGGACTCCCGTATTATTTCACAGAAGCACAGATCAGAGAGttgttggaatcttttggtCCCCTCCGAGGTTTCGATCTAGTAAAAGATAGAGAAACCGGGAATTCTAAAGGCTATGCATTTTGTGTCTATCAAGATCTTTCTGTCACAGATATAGCTTGTGCCGCTCTGAATGGTATTAAAATGGGTGATAAGACCCTCACAGTCAGGCGTGCAAACCAGGGAACTACCCAACCTAAACCTGAGCAAGAGAATGTACTATTACATGCACAGCAGCAGATTGCATTGCAG AGGCTTATCTTACAGCCCACTTCTATAATAGCATCTAAGGTTGTGTGCCTAACCCAAGTAGTATCTGAGGATGAGCTCAAAGATGATGAAGAGTATGAAGACATTCTGGAGGACATGAGGCAAGAAGGTGGCAAATTTG GTACATTGGTGAATGTTGTCATCCCACGCCCAAACCCAAATGGCGAACCATCACCTGGTGTTGGGAAG gTGTTCTTGGAGTATGCAGATGCTGAAGGTGCTACAAAGGCCAGGACAGGAATGAATGGTAGGAAATTTGGTGGGAATACTGTTGCGGCAGTCTTCTTTCCTGAGAATAAGTTTGCTCTGGGAGAGTATGAAAATTAA